A window of the Rickettsia felis URRWXCal2 genome harbors these coding sequences:
- the znuC gene encoding Zinc ABC transporter ATP-binding protein, whose product MEKPIIEFRNVSKKFGNKLPINNVSFTVKKNNITTLIGPNGAGKTTIVRLMLGLEKPTNGEIIIDPKLKIGYVPQKFGLTPDLPITVKKFLDLLAPSNFNSNIKEINSFIDLEHIKDQEISKLSGGQFQKVVLACSIVNKPDLIILDEPLQSLDVTSQQEFYQLINLIRKKLNITVFMISHDLFTVIKNSDQVICLNGHICCSGVPNEITPNSEFSNALSSLGFYTHHHDHRH is encoded by the coding sequence TTGGAAAAACCTATAATCGAGTTTCGTAACGTATCTAAAAAATTCGGTAATAAATTGCCGATAAATAACGTTAGCTTTACCGTCAAAAAAAATAATATAACTACTTTAATCGGACCTAACGGTGCAGGTAAAACTACCATAGTACGGTTAATGCTTGGGCTTGAAAAACCTACAAACGGCGAGATTATAATTGATCCCAAATTAAAAATCGGATATGTACCGCAGAAGTTCGGATTAACCCCTGATCTACCTATTACAGTAAAAAAATTTTTAGATTTGTTAGCACCTAGTAATTTTAATAGCAATATTAAAGAGATTAACTCATTTATTGATTTGGAACATATAAAAGATCAAGAAATTTCTAAACTCTCAGGAGGACAGTTTCAAAAGGTAGTTCTTGCATGTTCAATAGTTAATAAACCCGACTTAATCATTTTAGATGAACCGTTACAGTCTTTAGATGTAACAAGCCAACAAGAATTTTATCAGCTTATTAATTTGATTCGTAAAAAGCTAAATATTACGGTATTTATGATCTCGCACGATTTATTTACCGTAATAAAAAACTCCGATCAAGTGATATGCTTAAACGGTCATATATGTTGCAGCGGCGTGCCAAATGAAATAACTCCTAACTCTGAATTCTCAAATGCACTTTCTTCTCTAGGCTTCTATACCCACCACCACGATCATAGGCATTAG
- the uvrA gene encoding Excinuclease ABC subunit A has product MIMNQEYIKVRGAKEHNLKNINVDIPRNKFVVITGLSGSGKSSLAFDTIYAEGQRRYVESLSSYARQFLHLQNKPNVESISGLSPAIAIDQKTTSKNPRSTVGTITEIYDYLRLLYARVGIPYSPATGLPIHSQTVSEMVDIINELPKGTKVYLLAPIVRGHKGEFKREIMNLKKQGFQKLIVNGEVCEIDDLPKLDKNKKHNIEVIVDRIVLDESLGNRLADSLESSLNLAEGITYLEIVELPPAVKTEFEKNQRITFSEKYSCPVSGFQLTEIEPRIFSFNSPFGACPKCEGIGKEFFFDRELIVPDQRISIKDGAIVPWGSTSSKFILETLKALADHYKFSIEVPFASLSQNVKDILFEGSGEEAIKFEFHDGSKTQIIKQPFAGIIPSLQEKDRTIESVLIKEELAKFKSEHKCTACSGFRLKDEALCVKIANFHIGEVAGMSIAALQKWFSHLEEKLNKKQLFIAERILKEITERLKFLMNVGLDYLTLSREAGTLSGGESQRIRLASQIGSGLSGVLYVLDEPSIGLHQRDNTRLIETLKRLRDLGNTVLVVEHDEETMYEADHIIDIGPGAGIHGGRVIAEGNAEEIKNFEESITGRYLSGRQTIKVPSETRVGHDNRSIELLGAVSNNLDNVDIKIPLGTFTAITGVSGSGKSSLMIHTLYKAALKHLETTSKVFPGKYRELKGLEYIDKIIDINQSPIGRTPRSNPATYTGAFTHIRDWFVELPESKARGYKVGRFSFNVKGGRCEACQGDGLIKIEMHFLPDVYVKCDICNGHRYNRETLEIKYKGKSIADILMMTVEDAMQFFEKIPLIYEKLITLNEVGLGYIKIGQSATTLSGGEAQRVKLAKELSRRSTGKTLYILDEPTTGLHIDDINKLLKVLHKLVDMGNTVLVIEHNLDVIKTADYIIDVGPEGGDKGGKIVVCGTPADIAACAESHTGRYLKQYLE; this is encoded by the coding sequence GTGATTATGAATCAAGAATATATTAAGGTACGCGGTGCTAAAGAGCATAATCTAAAAAATATAAATGTTGATATTCCAAGGAATAAATTTGTTGTTATCACCGGCCTTAGTGGTTCAGGCAAGTCTTCTTTAGCTTTTGATACTATTTATGCAGAAGGTCAAAGGCGATATGTTGAAAGCTTATCTTCGTATGCAAGGCAATTCTTGCATTTACAAAATAAACCGAATGTGGAATCTATTTCCGGATTATCGCCTGCTATCGCAATTGACCAAAAAACTACTTCTAAAAATCCTCGTTCTACAGTTGGAACTATAACGGAAATTTACGATTACCTTAGGTTATTATATGCAAGGGTTGGTATTCCTTACTCTCCGGCAACCGGTCTTCCGATACATAGCCAAACGGTTTCTGAGATGGTAGATATAATTAATGAACTACCTAAAGGCACGAAAGTATATTTACTTGCTCCTATTGTTAGAGGACATAAGGGGGAGTTCAAACGTGAAATTATGAATCTGAAAAAGCAAGGCTTTCAGAAATTAATAGTTAACGGTGAAGTTTGTGAAATTGATGATTTACCGAAACTTGATAAAAATAAGAAGCATAATATAGAAGTCATCGTTGATAGAATAGTTCTAGACGAAAGTTTAGGTAATAGGCTTGCAGATAGCTTAGAGAGTTCGTTAAATCTTGCCGAGGGAATTACTTATTTAGAAATTGTAGAATTGCCGCCGGCAGTTAAGACCGAATTTGAAAAAAATCAACGTATTACTTTTTCCGAAAAATATTCTTGTCCGGTATCCGGTTTTCAGCTTACTGAAATAGAGCCTCGAATCTTTTCTTTTAATAGCCCTTTTGGAGCATGTCCTAAATGTGAGGGAATAGGTAAGGAGTTTTTCTTTGATAGAGAATTAATTGTTCCAGATCAAAGAATTTCTATTAAAGACGGTGCAATAGTGCCTTGGGGTAGTACATCTTCTAAATTTATCTTAGAGACATTAAAGGCTCTTGCCGATCATTATAAATTTTCTATTGAAGTACCTTTTGCAAGTTTATCACAAAATGTTAAGGATATTTTATTTGAAGGTTCAGGAGAAGAGGCAATAAAATTTGAATTTCACGACGGTTCTAAAACGCAAATAATAAAACAACCTTTTGCCGGTATAATACCAAGTTTGCAGGAAAAGGACCGTACTATAGAATCGGTTTTAATTAAAGAAGAACTAGCTAAATTTAAGTCAGAACATAAATGTACTGCCTGCTCAGGGTTTAGATTAAAAGACGAAGCATTATGCGTTAAAATAGCGAATTTTCATATAGGCGAAGTAGCAGGTATGAGTATTGCAGCCTTGCAAAAATGGTTTAGTCACTTAGAAGAAAAATTAAATAAAAAGCAATTATTTATTGCTGAGCGTATACTCAAAGAAATTACTGAGAGATTAAAATTTCTTATGAATGTCGGGCTTGATTATCTAACGTTATCACGAGAAGCAGGTACTTTATCGGGAGGGGAAAGTCAACGTATTCGTCTTGCATCTCAAATAGGTTCAGGACTTAGCGGTGTTTTATATGTACTTGATGAGCCGTCTATCGGTCTTCATCAACGAGATAATACAAGATTAATCGAAACCCTAAAAAGGCTTAGAGATCTAGGTAATACCGTTTTGGTAGTCGAGCATGACGAAGAAACAATGTATGAAGCAGACCATATTATCGATATAGGGCCGGGAGCCGGTATTCACGGCGGTCGTGTTATTGCAGAAGGCAATGCAGAAGAAATAAAGAATTTTGAAGAAAGTATTACAGGTAGGTATCTAAGTGGTCGTCAAACAATCAAAGTACCGTCTGAAACAAGAGTAGGGCATGATAATAGGTCAATTGAATTACTTGGGGCGGTTTCTAACAATTTAGATAATGTTGATATCAAAATTCCGCTTGGTACGTTTACCGCTATAACGGGAGTATCGGGAAGTGGTAAATCAAGCTTGATGATTCATACTCTATATAAAGCGGCTCTAAAGCATTTAGAGACGACTAGCAAAGTATTTCCGGGAAAATATAGAGAATTAAAAGGACTTGAATATATTGATAAAATTATCGATATTAATCAATCCCCGATAGGTAGAACTCCTCGTTCAAACCCTGCGACTTATACAGGTGCCTTTACCCATATTAGAGATTGGTTTGTGGAATTACCTGAATCAAAAGCAAGAGGTTATAAAGTAGGCAGATTTTCGTTTAACGTTAAAGGCGGTAGATGTGAAGCATGCCAAGGTGACGGGCTAATTAAAATAGAGATGCATTTTCTCCCTGACGTATATGTAAAATGTGATATTTGTAATGGTCACAGATATAATAGAGAAACACTTGAAATAAAATATAAAGGCAAATCTATTGCCGATATTTTGATGATGACGGTAGAAGATGCAATGCAATTTTTTGAGAAAATCCCGTTAATCTATGAAAAACTAATTACTTTAAATGAAGTAGGTCTAGGCTATATTAAAATCGGTCAGTCTGCTACTACTCTTTCAGGCGGTGAAGCACAACGTGTTAAACTTGCTAAAGAATTATCAAGACGTTCAACCGGTAAAACGCTTTATATACTTGATGAACCGACTACGGGGCTACATATTGACGATATTAATAAATTGCTGAAAGTTTTGCATAAACTCGTTGATATGGGTAATACCGTTTTAGTTATCGAGCATAATTTAGATGTTATAAAAACGGCAGATTATATTATTGATGTCGGTCCTGAGGGCGGTGACAAAGGCGGTAAGATAGTTGTATGCGGTACTCCTGCCGATATCGCTGCTTGTGCGGAAAGCCATACCGGCAGATATTTAAAGCAATATTTGGAATAG
- the ssb gene encoding Single-stranded DNA-binding protein, with product MAGSLNKVILIGNVGRDPEIRTTGEGKKIINLSLATTETWKDRITSERKERTEWHRVVIFSEGLVSVVERYVTKGSKLYIEGSLQTRKWNDNSGQEKYTTEVVLQNFNSQLILLDSKNSNNHTQDSGRSEYKHPEAKNHSFDHSDLDDEIPF from the coding sequence ATGGCAGGTAGTTTAAATAAAGTAATATTAATAGGTAATGTAGGGCGTGATCCGGAAATTAGAACTACGGGCGAAGGGAAAAAAATCATTAATCTTTCCTTAGCAACAACCGAAACTTGGAAAGATCGCATTACCAGCGAACGAAAAGAACGAACTGAATGGCATAGAGTAGTGATATTTAGCGAAGGGTTAGTATCTGTTGTAGAACGCTATGTTACAAAAGGTAGTAAATTATATATTGAAGGTTCATTGCAAACCCGTAAGTGGAATGATAATTCAGGTCAAGAAAAATATACCACGGAAGTTGTGTTACAAAATTTTAATTCACAATTAATATTATTAGATAGTAAAAACTCTAATAATCATACTCAAGATTCAGGGCGTAGCGAATATAAACATCCTGAAGCTAAAAATCATTCCTTTGACCATAGCGACTTAGACGACGAAATACCGTTTTAA
- a CDS encoding DAP2-like protein (Dipeptidyl aminopeptidases/acylaminoacyl-peptidases), whose product MKNFIWAIIFLIPIFLSGCSTTHDVASRVKHSQDIATQNNFHMRLVNGGDFTLTTYQRITDHNLPFVFYIEGDGHLADGGVNSDNPTPVNPMLLKLATMDKRPNVVYIARPCQYTPLEMNPKCVSDYWLDKRMGQEVVDSINNVINIINNGQKFSLVGFSGGGGLTILIAAQNNNVKDIITIAGNLDTEKFDKYHNYRGYLVKSLNPINYAKQVNNIPQLHLSGMNDKRVPPFIAELYVKTSNSPCVKKQTFPNISHAKGWDKVWSNILDIPLICN is encoded by the coding sequence ATGAAAAATTTTATTTGGGCAATAATATTTTTAATACCAATATTTCTTTCAGGCTGTTCTACTACTCATGATGTCGCTAGCAGAGTAAAACATTCGCAAGATATAGCAACTCAAAATAACTTTCATATGAGGTTAGTAAACGGTGGTGATTTTACTCTTACGACTTATCAGCGTATTACAGACCATAACCTACCTTTCGTATTCTATATTGAGGGAGATGGGCATCTTGCAGATGGCGGCGTTAACTCTGACAACCCTACCCCTGTTAATCCGATGCTCTTAAAGCTTGCTACAATGGATAAAAGACCGAATGTTGTTTATATAGCACGACCTTGTCAATATACTCCTTTAGAAATGAATCCAAAATGCGTTAGCGATTATTGGTTAGATAAAAGAATGGGGCAGGAAGTCGTAGATTCAATTAACAATGTCATAAATATTATCAATAACGGACAAAAATTTAGCTTAGTCGGCTTCTCCGGTGGGGGCGGGCTTACAATATTAATTGCCGCTCAAAATAATAATGTTAAAGATATTATAACGATTGCCGGTAATTTAGATACTGAAAAATTTGATAAATATCATAATTATCGTGGTTACTTAGTTAAATCGTTAAACCCGATAAATTATGCTAAGCAAGTTAATAATATCCCTCAATTACATCTCTCTGGCATGAATGACAAAAGAGTCCCGCCTTTCATAGCAGAACTTTACGTAAAAACAAGTAACTCACCATGTGTAAAAAAGCAAACTTTTCCTAATATTTCTCATGCAAAAGGTTGGGATAAAGTTTGGTCTAATATATTAGATATTCCTCTAATTTGTAATTAA
- a CDS encoding MFS type sugar transporter (PFAM00083) gives MLGYEKEQRSLTKEQKQAVGLLSVGTLLEYFDLMLYVHMSVLLNELFFPKADAYATSLYSIAALCATFIFRPLGALVFGYLGDTYGRKTTVVITTMMMATSCIVMALLPTYNEIGITASIIIILCRIVQGMSSMGEVIGTEVYLTEFTKPPIQYPIVALATVFATVGTFAALGVATIVTSYGFNWHYAFGIGAIIAVVGTLARTALRETPEFANAKLKLLKTFEKANRDIKVLENNPIWKEKINKKTAIALFIMDCAWPVCFYFAYIYCGDILVTKFNCTPEQVIKTKFQIIYNRTYKYNNSSSIKL, from the coding sequence ATGCTAGGCTACGAAAAAGAACAAAGAAGTTTGACAAAAGAACAAAAACAAGCTGTAGGGTTGTTATCTGTAGGAACCTTATTAGAATATTTTGATCTTATGCTTTATGTCCATATGTCCGTACTTCTTAATGAGCTTTTTTTCCCAAAAGCTGATGCTTATGCTACTTCGCTTTACTCTATAGCAGCTTTATGTGCTACTTTTATCTTTAGACCGCTCGGGGCTCTCGTTTTTGGATATTTAGGCGATACATATGGGCGAAAAACTACAGTAGTTATAACAACTATGATGATGGCTACTTCGTGCATAGTAATGGCATTACTTCCTACTTACAATGAAATTGGTATAACAGCTTCTATTATAATAATATTATGTAGAATTGTTCAAGGTATGTCCTCAATGGGAGAGGTAATAGGAACAGAAGTTTATTTAACCGAGTTTACTAAGCCTCCAATACAATATCCTATTGTAGCCTTAGCTACGGTTTTCGCTACTGTAGGAACTTTCGCAGCTTTAGGGGTTGCTACTATTGTTACTTCTTATGGCTTTAATTGGCATTATGCATTTGGTATCGGTGCAATTATTGCCGTTGTAGGAACATTAGCAAGAACCGCATTACGAGAAACTCCTGAATTTGCTAATGCAAAGCTTAAATTACTTAAAACTTTTGAAAAAGCTAATAGGGATATAAAAGTATTAGAAAATAATCCTATTTGGAAAGAAAAAATTAATAAAAAGACAGCAATAGCTTTATTTATAATGGATTGTGCATGGCCTGTATGTTTTTATTTTGCATATATTTATTGTGGCGATATTCTTGTAACCAAATTTAACTGTACTCCTGAACAAGTTATAAAAACAAAATTTCAAATTATCTATAATAGAACTTATAAGTATAATAATAGTAGCAGCATTAAGTTATAA
- a CDS encoding MFS type sugar transporter (PFAM00083), producing MTFALNVMPAVPNCFRHFPIFKRFTSVTFTYALSAACMYVISSFGFPHLIKTFGNWGVLIIMIPTSIGFGIFHFEKLEKESGNYPTKFFTPSPVISA from the coding sequence ATGACTTTTGCCCTTAATGTTATGCCGGCTGTACCAAATTGTTTTAGACATTTTCCAATCTTTAAACGCTTTACTTCCGTAACATTTACATATGCTTTATCAGCCGCTTGTATGTATGTTATTAGCTCTTTTGGTTTTCCTCATTTAATAAAAACCTTTGGAAACTGGGGAGTATTAATTATTATGATTCCAACAAGTATTGGATTTGGTATATTTCATTTTGAAAAATTGGAGAAAGAAAGTGGAAATTATCCAACGAAATTTTTCACCCCTTCTCCAGTTATATCTGCTTAA
- the htpG gene encoding Heat shock protein HtpG: MTQEKKKFDAEVGKILNLMIHSLYSNKEIFMRELISNASDACDKLRYLSQSNSELTSGDSNFKITVKVDKDKGQIIIRDNGIGMNKDDLIENLGTIARSGTANFLKSLSGDSKKDNMLIGQFGVGFYSSFMVADKVTVTSRKAGEDKVHVWESDGLGEYIVSESDKEFTRGTEIVLHIKKEEDTFLDHFRLKHIVKSYSDHIAVPIYFFDEAGNNEIQLNSASALWTRSKSEITEEQYKEFYKSLSYAIDDPWITLHNKNEGAIEFTNLLFIPSSKTFDLFHPDRKRRVKLYIKRVFISDENIDLIPSYLRFLRGVVDSEDLPLNISRESLQHNSVLEKIKNAITKRVLGELKKKKEESPEEYNKFWANFGGALKEGLCEATTDHEKLLEVCIFRSALHNKMISLDEYIAGFKEGQNTIYYLSGDNPDKLLSSPQIEGLLSKNIDVLLFTDTVDDFWVNVNSEYKGHAIKSATRSDIDVEQTTSQSEEKNADSKKSDDEYKLLTDYFKETLGELVKEVKISKKLTSSPACLAVSDAAMDIRMERFLIEQKQIAAASAKNLELNPKNKIIEKIFNDLKANNKNNEELVNLIFDQACILEGEPVADTGAFSKRLNDIVQKAIL, from the coding sequence ATGACACAAGAAAAAAAGAAATTTGATGCCGAGGTTGGCAAGATTTTAAATTTAATGATTCACTCTCTTTATAGTAATAAAGAAATTTTTATGAGAGAGTTAATTTCCAATGCTTCGGATGCTTGTGATAAATTACGTTATTTATCTCAAAGTAATAGTGAATTAACATCAGGCGATAGCAATTTTAAAATTACGGTTAAAGTCGATAAAGATAAAGGGCAAATCATCATCCGTGATAACGGTATCGGCATGAATAAAGACGATTTAATTGAGAATCTCGGTACTATTGCAAGATCAGGTACGGCAAATTTTCTTAAAAGCCTTTCCGGTGATTCTAAAAAAGACAATATGTTAATCGGTCAGTTTGGTGTTGGATTTTATTCAAGCTTTATGGTAGCTGATAAAGTGACTGTAACTTCAAGAAAAGCCGGGGAAGATAAAGTCCATGTTTGGGAATCGGACGGGCTTGGTGAATATATTGTCTCAGAGTCAGATAAAGAGTTCACAAGAGGTACGGAAATCGTTTTACATATCAAAAAGGAAGAAGATACATTCCTTGATCATTTTAGATTAAAACACATCGTTAAAAGCTATTCCGATCATATAGCAGTACCGATATATTTCTTTGATGAAGCCGGTAATAATGAAATCCAGCTTAATTCAGCTTCTGCATTATGGACAAGATCGAAATCAGAAATTACGGAAGAACAATATAAAGAATTCTATAAAAGCTTATCTTATGCCATAGATGATCCGTGGATTACTCTGCATAATAAAAATGAGGGAGCTATAGAATTTACTAACTTGCTTTTCATTCCATCGAGCAAAACATTCGATTTATTCCATCCTGATCGCAAAAGGCGTGTAAAATTATATATAAAAAGAGTATTTATTTCTGATGAGAATATTGATTTAATTCCGTCATATTTAAGGTTTTTACGAGGTGTGGTTGATTCAGAAGACTTACCGCTGAATATTAGCCGTGAGTCATTGCAACATAATAGTGTACTTGAGAAAATCAAGAATGCTATTACAAAAAGAGTGCTTGGCGAGCTTAAGAAAAAGAAAGAGGAGTCACCTGAGGAATATAATAAGTTTTGGGCTAATTTCGGTGGTGCTTTAAAAGAGGGTTTATGTGAGGCTACAACCGATCATGAAAAATTATTAGAGGTATGTATATTCAGAAGTGCCTTGCATAATAAAATGATTAGCCTTGACGAATATATAGCAGGATTTAAAGAGGGGCAGAATACTATATATTATTTAAGCGGGGATAATCCCGATAAATTACTTTCAAGCCCACAAATCGAAGGACTACTTAGTAAAAATATCGATGTATTACTTTTTACCGATACAGTGGATGATTTTTGGGTAAATGTTAATAGCGAATATAAAGGACATGCTATTAAATCAGCAACAAGAAGCGATATCGATGTAGAGCAAACTACTTCACAATCTGAGGAGAAAAATGCAGATAGTAAAAAATCCGATGACGAATATAAATTGCTAACCGATTATTTTAAAGAAACACTTGGGGAGTTAGTAAAAGAAGTTAAGATCTCTAAAAAACTAACCTCAAGCCCTGCTTGTCTTGCCGTTAGCGACGCTGCTATGGATATTCGTATGGAGAGATTTTTGATTGAGCAGAAACAAATAGCTGCTGCATCTGCCAAAAATTTAGAGCTAAATCCTAAAAATAAAATCATAGAGAAAATCTTTAACGACTTAAAAGCAAATAATAAAAATAATGAAGAATTGGTTAATCTAATATTTGATCAAGCCTGTATTTTAGAGGGCGAACCGGTTGCTGATACCGGTGCATTTTCAAAGAGATTAAACGATATTGTACAAAAAGCTATATTATAA
- the hemA gene encoding 5-aminolevulinic acid synthase yields MSYYDTIFSKHIDKIKSEGRYREFKALKRQADNFPFAEHANKQIVMWCINDYLGMSKHAKVMQASIDALLKYGVGSGGTRNIGGNNIAILELEKELADLHKKQAALVFTSGFVANDTTLASLAKIMPDIVFFSDELNHASIIAGVTSSRAEKYIYRHLDVKHLEELLQSVDINRPKIIVFESAYSMDGFFSPIKDIINLAKKYNALTFIDEVHTVGLYGKHGGGIAELLNCSDQIDIIQGTLAKAYGTIGGYITSNHNLVDAIRLTAPGFIFTTSLPPVISTAATHSIRHLKESNEERIKHQEVVTKLKNSFENFNIPYLKNESHIVPIIIGDPIKAASASNMLLNKYGIYVQHINFPTVPRGTERLRIIPTPAHTDKMINDLSIALVHIFAELDIELSSTKELNEEIRLNLIA; encoded by the coding sequence ATGTCTTATTACGATACTATATTTAGCAAACATATAGACAAAATTAAGAGCGAAGGAAGATATCGAGAATTTAAAGCCTTAAAAAGACAAGCCGATAATTTTCCTTTTGCAGAACACGCTAATAAACAAATAGTTATGTGGTGCATTAATGACTATTTGGGTATGAGTAAACATGCAAAAGTAATGCAAGCTTCTATAGATGCCTTGCTAAAATACGGTGTTGGATCAGGCGGAACTCGCAATATCGGCGGTAATAATATTGCCATTCTTGAGCTTGAAAAAGAACTTGCAGATTTACACAAAAAGCAAGCAGCTTTAGTTTTTACATCCGGTTTTGTTGCAAATGATACAACGCTTGCAAGTCTTGCTAAAATCATGCCAGATATAGTATTTTTCTCTGATGAGCTAAATCATGCTTCAATAATTGCAGGAGTTACAAGTTCAAGAGCCGAGAAATATATATATAGACATTTAGACGTTAAGCATCTAGAAGAGCTTTTACAATCAGTCGATATTAATAGACCGAAAATTATTGTTTTTGAATCGGCTTACTCTATGGACGGTTTTTTCTCACCTATCAAAGATATAATCAACTTAGCCAAAAAATATAATGCTTTAACCTTTATCGATGAAGTTCATACGGTCGGTTTATACGGTAAACATGGAGGCGGTATTGCCGAGCTTCTTAATTGTAGCGATCAAATCGATATTATTCAAGGTACACTTGCCAAAGCATATGGCACTATCGGCGGTTATATCACTAGCAACCATAATTTAGTCGATGCTATAAGGCTAACCGCTCCAGGATTTATTTTCACTACTTCATTACCGCCGGTAATTTCTACCGCTGCAACGCATAGTATTAGACATCTTAAAGAATCGAATGAAGAACGAATAAAACATCAAGAAGTAGTTACAAAACTTAAAAATTCTTTTGAAAATTTTAATATACCTTATTTGAAAAATGAAAGTCATATAGTGCCAATAATTATTGGTGATCCGATTAAAGCAGCTAGTGCCTCAAATATGCTCCTTAATAAATATGGTATTTACGTTCAACATATCAATTTTCCAACCGTACCGAGAGGTACGGAACGCCTCCGAATCATCCCAACCCCTGCCCATACCGATAAAATGATCAATGATTTATCTATAGCCTTAGTGCATATATTTGCCGAACTTGATATAGAATTATCTTCTACAAAAGAACTAAACGAAGAAATACGCTTGAATCTTATTGCATAA
- the tig gene encoding Trigger factor, translating into MGITVLKNEGLDFHARISTPLSEIDDDIQKELLDLTKKVKIAGFRAGKVPVSIVKKKYGTSVRNDIIERRINHSVNHVIKEHNLNIIGRPKIEELQNEPDKALEFTVKIELLPKITIPDLKKISLDRPKLEVNSKDVEEQLEKLAALTKSYTKESKAKIKDGVQVTIDAIGYIKDEAFEGGKLNDFKVVIGSNALIPGFEKQLIGSKTGSEVDVNVTFPENYHAKDLAGKDARFAVQIKSVHTAEPTVIDEEFAKKFQSNSLEELRTHFAKQIENESEEAINTIMKMNLFDKLEKLLDFDVPESLLEQEKNILKSETDKNDQDESLLKDKSPKEITEYYNKLALRRVRIGLLLAEYAKSKNLQLEPDDLRKVIMQQARNFPGQENMIFDFYKNNPRAIEGLKGPALEDKAVQYIFNNEIKLKEKKYTKEELEKYLEAEEQRITLI; encoded by the coding sequence ATGGGAATTACCGTATTAAAAAACGAAGGATTGGATTTTCATGCAAGAATCTCTACTCCTTTAAGTGAGATAGATGACGATATTCAAAAAGAATTACTTGATTTAACCAAAAAAGTTAAAATAGCAGGTTTTAGAGCCGGTAAAGTACCTGTTTCAATTGTTAAGAAAAAATACGGTACTTCCGTCAGGAATGATATAATAGAAAGAAGAATTAACCATTCAGTAAATCACGTTATTAAAGAACATAATCTAAATATAATCGGTAGACCCAAAATTGAAGAATTGCAAAACGAACCCGATAAAGCTTTAGAATTTACCGTAAAAATAGAGCTATTACCTAAAATTACTATTCCGGATTTAAAGAAAATCTCACTAGATCGTCCAAAATTAGAAGTAAACTCTAAAGATGTTGAAGAACAACTAGAAAAACTTGCCGCATTAACAAAAAGCTATACTAAAGAAAGCAAAGCAAAAATAAAAGACGGAGTTCAGGTTACTATTGATGCAATCGGGTACATCAAGGATGAAGCTTTTGAAGGCGGTAAATTAAATGATTTTAAGGTAGTAATAGGTAGTAATGCACTTATTCCAGGTTTTGAGAAACAATTAATAGGTTCTAAAACAGGTAGTGAAGTAGATGTTAATGTTACTTTTCCTGAAAATTACCATGCTAAAGATTTAGCAGGTAAAGATGCTCGTTTTGCAGTACAAATTAAATCAGTACATACTGCAGAACCTACTGTTATTGATGAGGAGTTTGCTAAAAAATTCCAAAGTAATAGCCTTGAAGAATTGCGTACACATTTTGCTAAACAAATAGAAAACGAATCGGAAGAAGCTATTAATACTATAATGAAAATGAACTTATTTGATAAGTTAGAAAAATTGTTAGATTTTGACGTACCGGAATCTTTATTAGAGCAAGAAAAAAATATTCTAAAGTCCGAGACCGATAAAAATGACCAAGATGAATCATTATTAAAAGATAAATCCCCTAAAGAAATAACAGAATATTATAATAAATTAGCCCTACGCCGTGTGCGAATAGGCTTATTACTTGCTGAATACGCAAAATCTAAAAATTTGCAATTAGAGCCCGATGATTTAAGAAAAGTTATTATGCAACAAGCACGTAATTTTCCTGGGCAGGAAAATATGATATTTGATTTTTATAAAAATAATCCTAGAGCAATTGAAGGACTTAAAGGTCCTGCCTTAGAAGATAAAGCTGTACAATATATATTTAATAACGAAATAAAGCTTAAAGAAAAGAAATATACTAAGGAAGAGCTAGAGAAATATCTAGAGGCAGAAGAGCAACGTATTACTTTGATTTAA